The sequence TTGCCTGCCCTTATACACTTCAATAGTGTAGCTCATGGACTGAAAAGTGTGAAACGAAAGTCCGATTGGCAAAATAATATTCAGATTTATGGGATGAAACTCTTTTCCAAACAAAGAAAAAACAGAAACAAGATTTTCATTCAAAAAACCAAAATATTTGAAAAAGCAAAGGAGCACAATGTTTGAAAGAAGGCTTGCTACGAGCCAATACCGGCGACTCTTGCCTTCTGAACGTTCGATTTTGAGAGCTGAAAAATAATCGATAATAATAACTAAAAAAAGAATTAAAATATATTTTGGTATAAATGCCATGTAAAAATAACAACTGGCAAAAAAGATAAGAATCCAACGGAAACGAGGCGCAAGTAAATAATAGAGCAGAACAACTACAGGTAAGAAAAAAAGAAAATGGAGCGAATTAAACAGCATATCATTCCTACGGTTTTATCTTGAATACTTCCACGCCATTTTCGGTAAAAAGGGATTCAAAGTGGCCGGCAATTCGTTTAAACGCAATTTGTCGCTTTAATGTTGTGTCACTTATTACCAAATATTTGATATTTTTTTTAAGGAAACGATCTGCTACTGTAGAATCATTCATCAAATGATCCCGCGAAATCGTAAATCCTTTCTGATCCATAAAATAAAGAGAAATATCAAAACTCTGATCAGGAATACTAAGCACAAAATCTTCTCGTTTTATTCCATGAGATCGGAGAGCCGGGGTTAATTCTTCCAATTTTTTAATGTCATTTCCATAAATCCAGAATAAATATTTCGCGAGTTTTCCTTCATCTTCCGAAATAAATGGAAACCAATAGGTAAGCTTATCGTCCTCTACAGTGCGCATTCTGTAAATTGCTGCAGCATGCAGTGAATTAAAAGCTAAAACCGAAATAACAAAAAGGCGTATAAAAGCCTTATTAATTTCTAAAAATTCTGTCTGAGAAACAATGTCCGCGAAACATAAAAAGGTTATTACCGGAAAAATCATCAGATTATTGAGATAATAGTCGTGCACACTAAACACCTGGAAGAAGAAAAGAAGATAGAATATAAAAAAGAGACCTGAAAAAATAAAGGAGGCTTTTAGTAAACTGTTTAACCTTTTAAACTTTGCGATAACATAAATAACAAGCGTCATAAATAAAAAGAACATGGGCTTGTTGAGAAAGATGGGGAATAAATTATTGAAAAGAATTTTGAGGTTGTATATCAACTGATCCTCTTCCATTTCCCAGAAAGGCAAAACGGTGAGTAAAAAAATATTGTTGCTATTGTTGTCGTTGTAAGCCAAAGCAAATCTGTACCACGCGAAAACGCTTGTAACGGCGAGAATTATACTGATAAGCGGGACAGTCCGCTTTTCAAACAGCCGTTCTGACCCGAAAATTTTATTAAGCCGAAAAATATCTATCAGTGAAAAAAACAAGAGAACAGAAATACCAATAAGCGCACTGGCTTTCATAAGCACTGCAAGCGTTCCGAATATCAGGGCAAGGTAAAAAAACTTTAACTCTTTGGTAGTGTAAAAGCGAAAGAACAAACAATAACAAATTATCCCTATCGACAAAGCGGGAACATCCGCAATAAAATTCAAACTATAATACGTAAGCAACGGCGAGGTAAGGAAGAAGCCTGCTGTGAAAAAAGCCAGCAGTTCAGACCTGTAGAACCTTAACATGGTATTAAAAAGTAAAAATATTGCCGCAAGAAAAATAAAATATTCCAGTAAGCGATAAATGAATTCGTGCTCACCGAAAATTTTCCAGAGTCCAGCAGCAGTATAGTTTAAAATAGGAAATTCGCTTACGGCCTTTCCGTCAACCGGACCCTGATAATGGATTTTGGGAGAGAAAAAATGCATGCCTTCCTCGTAATAATTTTTCGCTATTGAGAGGCAATCCGTCTGACGCCATTGGTGAATGGAACCCGGACGGTAAAATAAAGTCTTACTGTAAAAATTCAGAAAGAAAAGACAAACTACAAAAAGCAGAAGTACAATGTTCTTTTTAAAAACCTGGTTAAAGCCTTGCACTATTTTTGTCATTAATAAAAGGTGAATTACGAATTAACTTATTACGCACTGATTAGGCTCTCTTTTTAACGGTTCTTTGCTCAATACGCTTCTCATACTTCTCTCCTTTAAAAATACGGTGCACATAAATTCCCGGAGTATGAATATGATCCGGATCCAGTTCACCTGCAGGAACTAGCTCCTCCACTTCAGCAATGGTTATTTTCCCAGCCATTGCCATCATGGGATTAAAATTACGGGCTGTGCTTCTGAAAATAAGATTACCGGCCGTATCACCTTTCCAGGCTTTCACCAATGCGAAATCCGATTCAAAAGCCTTTTCCATCAAATATTCTTTTTCCTCCCCATTGTAAGTAAATCTTCTTGTTTCCTTACCAATGGCTACCTCTGTTCCTACCCCAGCAGGAGTGTAAATCACAGGCATTCCATATCCTGCAGCCATGCAACGCGTTGCAAGGGTACCTTGTGGCACAAGCTCTACTTCCAGCTCACCGCTTAACATCTGGCGCTCAAACTCATCATTTTCTCCCACATAACTGGAGATCATTTTTTTGATTTGTTTGGTCTGTAATAATAACCCTAATCCAAAATCATCTACACCGGCATTGTTACTAATGCAGGTTAGGTTTTTTGTACCCATTTTCACCAATTGCGCAATACAGTTTTCAGGAATGCCACATAAGCCGAAGCCCCCTACTAACAAAGTCATTCCGTCTTTAATGTCTTTTAATGCTTCTTCCGCATTTTTTACTACTCTGTTTATCATATCTGATTTAATCTTTAATTATTTCAAATTTTCCCCCACTCTTTTTGTTATAAGTGAAGGTTGTTTGTGTCCTGACTAATTTTAATTCTTTTGTGTAACTCAAATAGTCAAGCCCTTATATTTTGTCCTTAAATATAGTGGTATCACCCATTCTATTTAAAACTATAAAATTAAACTTATTATTGTAAAACCAATTGGCATTTGCAACATGTGGATATAAATTAAGATCATCAAATACCGCATGGACCCGCACGCCAGTTCTTGAAAAAAGCGTAACCTTTTTTGAAACCCAATAATCAGCCATGCAATTCCACGATTTATCTTTTTTAGAATCTGACGTCATTTCCCTACTCATTTACATTCACAACCTCACCACCTTTAAATTTTAAGTAGGTAAAATCATTTGTTTTCACAACTTTAAAATTGGGTTGGTCTATAACCATTTGAACATCCCTTACTTGACTCCTGTATTGACTTGTGTCGTTAAAACCGCTTATCACTACAAAATTAAATCTGTTTTCAAAATACCAGTTTTCATTGGCAACATGCTTATGAACGGAAATATTGTCAAATACCGCCCGAACAATAACACCTTTTTTTGAAAACATGGTCATTACTTTCGCGTCCCAATAGTTGGCTACACCTTGATGCAAATGCTCTTTCTCAGCCAGAGCATCCATTTGTTGAGCCTTTTTAGGATAATAATTAAAAAATTCGTTGATGCCTTTTGGACTAATTTGAGTCAGTGCCAGCATAAAAAAAATAAGATTTAAACCAACCAATGAGAAGGACAAAACTTTATTAGCTTGTTTGCCGCGACTCAAAAACATGATAAAGACAGCTAAATTTAAAATGCCAAGATAAAACGGATAAACATTATAGCGCAAACAATCTCCACCCGTGTACCTGCCAGAAACCAAGGGGGTTAATATGACACAGACGCTAAATATCAGGCTAAACAGGCTATAGAAAGAAATAAGTTTATCATTTTCATGCCGTATAGATTTTAAAAAAACGTAAGCCATTAAAAAAAGAGAAACTATAAACAAATACATGGTTAAGGCCATAAAACCGAAGCGTAACAGGTAAGTAGAGATTTGATCAAAATAGATCTCTGCCTGCATGCTAATGATACTAAAATCAGCCGGCTTCGTTTCATCTAACATGGGGTAAGGAAAAGAATCGATTTGTTTAAAGACTTTTAATCCGAGCCACGAAAAAGTTATTATAGCTACTGTGAGCAAAGTTGTCGGTTTCCAATTAAGTCGCTTAATAAGCAACAAACAGGAAGCAATCATCGGCGCCGAAAAAAACACCAGGAATAAGCGGTCTGAGATAACGGATAAAAATCCGGTAACTAATAGTAACAGCAACCATAAACCATTTTTTCCATTTATATATTTGAAAGTAAAAAAAGCACAAAGCAATGTCATTAGAAAGGCGCCGGTATGATAAGCGTTTACCAGTAGAAAAAACACATTGATAAAATTTTTGCTGAAGAAAAAGAATTCCAGCAAAAAAAGACAAAGGAATGTGTAGATAAATAGCGTATAAAACGGCGAAGCTAATGGAAAAATAAGTCTGAAAAGTTTAACAAGTATAAAACTCAAAAACAAACATTGTGCAAAGGAGAATAGAAACGAGGCGATGATAAAATTCTGTGAAATAAAATTCAGCAAGAAATAAACGCCCATGTCTGGAAAATAATTGGGAGCTGGATTAAAGTGCCAGTCAGAAATATCAGAGTGGTCTATAAAAAGATCTCTGTAAATAGAAGGTAAATAAAGTGTATCCGAACAAAAATACATGATCAATTTTAAAGGATCCTCAGGAAGCTTCGAGAAAATTGCGAATACAAGGGTTACCAGGGTTAGAATAGAAAGTCCATTCAAAAATAAACGCAAATATTTTTTATCTGTGTAGAGCTTCACCTGATTTATTCTTTGACCTCTTTAATTAGCACTTTTATTTCGTCTTTTTTATATGGGAAATACCTTTGAAATTCATATGTTTTGTAAACTTTAAAACCAGGTTGCTCACGGTATTGAATAAGGTAGTCGAAATTTTCGAGAGTAATAAAGTCTGCCCACCAGTTATACTCGCCTTCATTCCAACAATTCACTTCAAAGCCACCATTAATTTTTGTATGCTCAACTTTTTCTTCTTTAACCAGTGTATTATAAGCTTGCCATCTTAAAGCGTTAATCTGCAAATAATCTTTTGTTCCAAAAACAGAAACGTAAACAAATAACATCAAAGGCAGCAGTATCAAACGATAATTTCCTTCAAAACGTTTGGAGATAAAACTGAATAGGATTATTGCAAGGCTAATCAGGGGAATATGATAGCGGTCAAAATAACTTTCGGTAATGAGTATTAAAAATGCATAGGCAAAAAATAAGCTAAAGAAGAAGAAAAAAACAGGTTCTCTTTTCAGAGGGTTTCTGGTCTCGGAAATAAGTCTTATTACCAAAGCAATTAATACAAAAAGACTCAGCGTACCGAAGAGATATTTCACAAATACAAGGGCACCTTCAAAAGAAATAGTGAAAGTATGTTGTGGATAATCCTTTACTGCCGGCGTTAGAGTTTCGTAAAAGGTCTCAGCTCCGAGTGAAGTATTCGTAAAAACATTTCCAATCATAAAATTCTCATTCCTGAAGCCATAGTGCACTAATAAAATACTTGCAACAGCTATAACGACAACCAACAATGGTTTTAGCGATTTTAAAATATCATTCAGAAAAAAAAGTGTGAATGGGAAGGTATAAATTAAAACATGAAGAGCTATTTTTTTATACCGTAACTCCCAGTTATAAAAAAAGATATCCCAGAATTTACTGCTGGTTATGCTTACATTCCCCGAAAATTTATAGGCTGCGCCGGGAGAAAGAACGCCTTGCAAATAACTTTCGTAATATTTAAAGAGGCCATACACAACTCCTGTACAAAGAATGGCCATTCCCACATTTAGCCACCTCTTATCTTTAATGATAAAACAAGTTAACGTGAAACACATGGGCACAATAATTCCGAATTGGCGAATTAACACAAGCAGAGCAGACATTATAAAAACGAGTACGAAGGAAATTTTGTTTCTTGTTTTGAAATAATCGTACCCAAAATAGCAGCTTACGACCAGCAAGGTGTTGAAGTTCACATCCGTCATAAAGGTGTTGCCCAGGTTAAAATACAAAGGATTAAACAGAAGAACCAGGCAGGCAACAAAACCTGTAATTCTGTTTCCGCTGATGGATACGATTAATTTGTTTAAAGTAAACACACCAATCAACGAAGAGAGAAGCGTAGAGATTCTAAGAATTGTAAAAGAAAATCCAAATACTTTAGTGAACAAACCGCCCCACAAAATATGTGTGAGCAGGCTCATAGCAGCAAACTCTCCGGTGGTAAGTGTCCCTTCTTTATCAAAAATCAAAACAGATTTACCGTAGGTCCAGTCGTCGTTTAGAGGAAAATTGCCTATTGGATTGACAATAAACTCCGCAAGCAGAAGGGTAAACGCTAAGAGCAGGTAATATTTATATGTGCTCGCGAAAGACCTCATCTATTACCGGAATAACATAGTCAGATTAAAGATTATCAAACGGATTGTCGCTTCCAGGATCATCCTGCATGTCGTTATCGTATTTGCTACAATCCATCTCCAGATTCGGATCAAGATTTTTTGGTCGGGGAAAATCTCCCTTACTGACGTTTAATTTCTTATCGTTATATACTTTATTGAAAAACTTACCCCATATTGGCAAGGCCATACTTGCTCCCTGTCCTTCTGCCATAGAATTAAAATGTATGCTCCTGTCTTCACCACCAACCCACACACCTGCAACAAGCTCGGGAGTAAGACCCATAAACCATCCATCCGCATTTCTTTGAGTAGTGCCGGTTTTACCTGCAATTTGATTATAAAGTTTATGTTTGAACCTGAGTCTTGAGCCTGTTCCTCCATCCACCACTCCACGCATTAACTGAATAACAGCATAAGCTTTTTCTTCACTAAACACCTCATCGCTATTCGGAATAAATTCCTCCAGAACTTTCCCGTTTTTATCTTCGATACGCGTTACAAAAGTAGGCTGAATATAAGTTCCCTTATTCACAAAAGCTGAATTTGCAGCAACCATTTCGAAAACACTAATGTCAGCCGTACCTAAACAAATAGAAGGAACTTCCGGAATATCAGCCGTGATCCCTAAGCGTTTAACAAGGGTTACTACTGCGTGTGGGCCGTATTTTTTCATTACTGCAGCAGTCACATAATTCATAGATTGAGCCAAAGCCTTCTTCAAGGTTACCATCGTTCCTACATATTTCCCGTGCGGACCATCTGCGTCGTTAGGACACCAGTCTACTCCCGTTTCGGTAGTAATACAAGTCTTTACGTTTGGATACCGTGTGCATGGCGACTCACCGTTTCCAATAGCAAGAGCATACACAAAAGGTTTAAAAGTTGAACCCACCTGGCGTTTACTCACTTTAACGTGATCGTATTGAAAATGTTTATGATTAATACCACCCACCCAGGCCTTTACATAACCCGTCTGAGGCTCCATAACAGTAAAGCCCGTTTGTAAAAAACTCTTATAATACCGGATACTATCGTAGGGTGTTAAAACAGTATCAATGTCTCCCCTAAGACTGTATACACGCATTGGAACCTTTTTGTAGAAAGTTTTAACTATTTCATTATGCGATAATCCATCTTCTTTTGACTTACGGTAACGATCGCTACGTTTGATAGAAGCATCCATGATGTCGTCAATCTCCTGTTTGGAAACATTCCAGGCAAAGGGCGCATTTTTTTTATTAAGACATTCTTTACTAAAAAGTTTTTGCAGATCTGCCATATGTTCATTCACCGATTCTTCAGCATATTGTTGCATACGTGAATCTATCGTTGTATAAATTTTTAAACCATCCTTGTATATGTTGTAAGGTTTATTCGTTTCAGGATTGATATGCTTTTTGCACCAATTCTCTAAAAAATTATCGCGGAGATATTCTCTGAAATAAGTAGCCAATCCATCGTTGTGATTTTCCGGACGAAAAGCTAATCCTAAAGGTAAAACTTTAAGGCTGTCGTATTTTTGTTGCGAAAGGTAGCCATACTTTACCATTTGATTCATTACAACATTTCTTCTTAAAAGAGTTCTGTCGTTGAATCTCACCGGATTGTAATAGGCGGGGTTTTTCGCCATTCCCACAAGCATAGCAGCTTGCTCTATCTTTAAACTATCCTGTGCACGGTTAAAATATATTTGCGCGGCAGATTTAATTCCCACTGCAAGATTTAAGAAATCAAATTTATTCAGGTAAAGCGATAAAATTTCCTCTTTCGTATACAGTTTTTCTAAACGCGTAGCGATGATCCATTCTTTAAACTTGCGTATAACCAACTCCGGCTTACTTAATTTTTCACGCGGAAACATCATTTTTGCAAGTTGCTGAGAAAGCGTACTCGCTCCACCTTTTCCTCCACCCGAAAACACTGACCTGGCCAGAGCTTTTGCATCTACGCCACTGTGATCGTAGAAACGCGCGTCCTCTGTAGCCACCAGGGCATTTACAATGTCTTTATCTAACTGCTGAAAATTAACATTAACACGGTTTTCCAAATAATACTTTCCGATTATTTTCATGTCGCCACTGTAAACAACAGTAGCTAAACTGTTTTTAGGATTTAAGAGTTCATCCACTTTTGGCAATGATCCAAAAACACCCAGACCAACAAGCGTTATTAACAGAAAAATAAAAACGAAAGGACCCATTAAGAAGATCCAAAGCCACTTGCTATACTTTTTATTAGATTTTTGCACGAAAAGAATTAAAAGGTAAAAATAACAAAAAGACCCAATCTGAAGCCTCAATTATCTAAAATTTACCAGTATTATTGGGATATTAAAAATCATTAACAATTAGATGAAAACTATACTCTTGCTTCATGGCGCACTAGGTTCTTCAGAAGATCTGCGAAGTCTTGCTATCACTTTAGAAAAAGAAGGATTAAAGGTCTTGATCTTTAACTTTTCAGGACACGGAAAAAGTGACTTTAGAGAGGTCTTTAGCATTCCTCAATTTGCAAAAGAAGTAGAGTCATTTATTTCGGAAAAAGAGCTTAAAAATATAAGTGTATTTGGCTACAGTATGGGTGGATTTGTTGCGCTCTATCTCGCTTCAAAACACCCAAATCTCTTTGAAAAGATAATAACCCTTGGAACAAAATTCGATTGGAGCCAGGCTTCTGTAGATAAAGAAACAAAAATGCTGGATCCAAAAGTAATAGCCGAAAAAGTGCCCGCCTTTGCAAAATCTTTAGATGCAAAGCATGGAGAAGCCTGGACCACCCTCCTTCCAAAAACAGCTGCATTAATGCGTGAAATAAACGAGAAAGACTTCTTGAGTCATGAAGTTATTAAGAGTGTGAGTGTACCCACATTATTAGGTTTGGGAGACCGGGACCAGATGGTTTCTCTGGAGGAAACACTTAAGGTTTACAAAACGCTTCCAAATGCGCAGATGTACATGCTTCCTAAAACCAAACACCAGCTGGAATCTGCGAACCTGAAGCTGCTTACTAACACAATTCTTGAATTTGTAACATACGATTAGCAAAATTTTGGCGTTGTAAATGCATCATGCGCTTTATAGTAGTAGTTCTTTTTCTAATTCTAAGTTTTAATTTAAAAGCTCAGCTGAGTTCGGGCTTAAA is a genomic window of Sphingobacteriaceae bacterium containing:
- a CDS encoding penicillin-binding protein, yielding MGPFVFIFLLITLVGLGVFGSLPKVDELLNPKNSLATVVYSGDMKIIGKYYLENRVNVNFQQLDKDIVNALVATEDARFYDHSGVDAKALARSVFSGGGKGGASTLSQQLAKMMFPREKLSKPELVIRKFKEWIIATRLEKLYTKEEILSLYLNKFDFLNLAVGIKSAAQIYFNRAQDSLKIEQAAMLVGMAKNPAYYNPVRFNDRTLLRRNVVMNQMVKYGYLSQQKYDSLKVLPLGLAFRPENHNDGLATYFREYLRDNFLENWCKKHINPETNKPYNIYKDGLKIYTTIDSRMQQYAEESVNEHMADLQKLFSKECLNKKNAPFAWNVSKQEIDDIMDASIKRSDRYRKSKEDGLSHNEIVKTFYKKVPMRVYSLRGDIDTVLTPYDSIRYYKSFLQTGFTVMEPQTGYVKAWVGGINHKHFQYDHVKVSKRQVGSTFKPFVYALAIGNGESPCTRYPNVKTCITTETGVDWCPNDADGPHGKYVGTMVTLKKALAQSMNYVTAAVMKKYGPHAVVTLVKRLGITADIPEVPSICLGTADISVFEMVAANSAFVNKGTYIQPTFVTRIEDKNGKVLEEFIPNSDEVFSEEKAYAVIQLMRGVVDGGTGSRLRFKHKLYNQIAGKTGTTQRNADGWFMGLTPELVAGVWVGGEDRSIHFNSMAEGQGASMALPIWGKFFNKVYNDKKLNVSKGDFPRPKNLDPNLEMDCSKYDNDMQDDPGSDNPFDNL
- a CDS encoding succinyl-CoA--3-ketoacid-CoA transferase, encoding MINRVVKNAEEALKDIKDGMTLLVGGFGLCGIPENCIAQLVKMGTKNLTCISNNAGVDDFGLGLLLQTKQIKKMISSYVGENDEFERQMLSGELEVELVPQGTLATRCMAAGYGMPVIYTPAGVGTEVAIGKETRRFTYNGEEKEYLMEKAFESDFALVKAWKGDTAGNLIFRSTARNFNPMMAMAGKITIAEVEELVPAGELDPDHIHTPGIYVHRIFKGEKYEKRIEQRTVKKRA
- a CDS encoding alpha/beta hydrolase codes for the protein MKTILLLHGALGSSEDLRSLAITLEKEGLKVLIFNFSGHGKSDFREVFSIPQFAKEVESFISEKELKNISVFGYSMGGFVALYLASKHPNLFEKIITLGTKFDWSQASVDKETKMLDPKVIAEKVPAFAKSLDAKHGEAWTTLLPKTAALMREINEKDFLSHEVIKSVSVPTLLGLGDRDQMVSLEETLKVYKTLPNAQMYMLPKTKHQLESANLKLLTNTILEFVTYD